In Candidatus Dormiibacterota bacterium, one DNA window encodes the following:
- a CDS encoding RNA polymerase sigma factor, translating to MTRVAKGPSDLDLIRDYLGGDVAAFDTLFKRYHKAIYGLTFRLLRDRQLAEDLTQETFFQILRTIHRINDSFNFSAWIHRIATNLCYDELRRRKKFPEAQEIDDEENEDSVLQVPDGDARKSPEVALEISELRDAVWSVARRLPEKYRLVLTLRELQGLSYANIARKMRVSESAVETLLHRARRRFKEEFLFMEGKAQTEETRCPTIAYLLDNFPPGTLRREQRKMVAQHLDSCPACSERFPNPPHLQRNDVVVQLNTAVVTRRLTSKVRHPKISFMDGRVQGGYRKH from the coding sequence GTGACACGAGTTGCCAAGGGACCCTCGGACCTCGATCTGATTCGCGACTATCTTGGCGGCGATGTCGCCGCCTTCGACACTCTGTTCAAGCGCTACCACAAGGCCATCTACGGCCTGACCTTCCGGCTGCTGCGAGACCGGCAGCTGGCTGAGGACCTGACCCAGGAGACCTTCTTCCAGATCCTCCGCACCATCCATCGCATCAACGACAGTTTCAACTTCTCCGCCTGGATCCATCGGATCGCCACCAACCTTTGCTACGACGAGCTCCGGCGGCGTAAGAAGTTCCCCGAGGCGCAGGAGATCGACGACGAAGAAAACGAGGACTCGGTGCTGCAGGTGCCAGATGGCGACGCCCGGAAGAGTCCTGAGGTCGCGCTGGAGATCAGTGAGCTGCGCGACGCCGTCTGGTCGGTGGCCCGGCGGTTACCCGAGAAGTACCGGCTGGTGCTGACGCTCCGCGAGCTGCAAGGCTTGAGCTATGCGAACATCGCACGCAAGATGCGGGTCTCCGAGAGTGCGGTCGAAACCCTGTTGCACCGGGCCCGCCGCCGCTTTAAGGAGGAATTTCTCTTCATGGAGGGGAAGGCCCAGACGGAAGAGACGCGCTGCCCGACCATCGCCTACCTGCTCGACAACTTCCCGCCCGGCACGCTCCGCCGCGAGCAGCGCAAGATGGTCGCCCAACACCTCGATTCGTGCCCGGCGTGTTCGGAACGGTTCCCGAACCCGCCCCACCTGCAGCGCAACGACGTGGTGGTGCAGCTCAACACCGCGGTCGTGACTCGCCGCCTCACCTCGAAGGTGCGCCATCCGAAGATTTCCTTCATGGACGGGCGCGTACAGGGCGGCTACCGCAAGCACTAG
- a CDS encoding SHOCT domain-containing protein: MGSPGAGKATTVTITIRFLDDEIMEGKVATISLDQPNLELEMLDQASNNERALIPLPSIKRIALGSGAPTAAEQARAEQKVAIRFQDGEVLKGYLDGELLHATYGVTMRLMAAEKDRIETLGIPYTALKALFYLKSWDTRPPEFDGEEDLHLNKRLSSPLVDLISDMGQLDKLRKRGAITESEFQRKRRKILDNI, from the coding sequence ATGGGCAGTCCGGGGGCCGGAAAAGCCACCACCGTCACCATCACCATCCGATTTCTTGACGATGAGATCATGGAAGGCAAGGTTGCCACCATCAGCTTGGACCAGCCCAATCTCGAGCTGGAGATGCTCGATCAGGCCAGCAACAACGAGCGCGCACTCATCCCGCTGCCCTCGATCAAACGCATTGCCCTCGGAAGTGGAGCACCGACCGCCGCGGAGCAGGCACGTGCCGAACAGAAGGTGGCGATCCGCTTCCAGGATGGCGAGGTCCTCAAGGGTTACCTCGACGGCGAGCTCCTGCATGCCACCTACGGCGTCACCATGCGGCTGATGGCCGCGGAGAAGGATCGCATCGAGACGTTGGGCATCCCCTATACCGCCCTCAAGGCGCTCTTCTACTTGAAATCGTGGGACACGCGGCCGCCAGAGTTCGACGGTGAGGAAGACCTGCATCTGAACAAGCGGCTTTCGTCGCCTCTCGTGGACCTGATCTCGGACATGGGTCAGCTGGACAAGCTCCGCAAGCGCGGAGCCATCACGGAGAGCGAATTCCAGCGAAAGCGCCGCAAGATCCTCGATAACATCTAA